From the Hevea brasiliensis isolate MT/VB/25A 57/8 chromosome 13, ASM3005281v1, whole genome shotgun sequence genome, the window attataacagtttaatttaaattatcttatatgcatattgggtctaaattgtggacctggttatggatttgaggaatagttaggtttactacgggtctcggggccTTTAAGCTGGCCCcgagtcctagtgccggtccgacccataggttgggtcgtgacagtttaTAGTTTTTTATATTCTATATTATAGATAGATATATAAATTATAACAtagtattataaatttattaaagaaataataatatattcataaaaagttaaatcatgaattatgcaatgaatttatgaatttcatgaataataattaaaattatatattattttatttattaatatatgtcCTTAtccttataataaattttaataattaattgaaaTAATGGCCTTAGAAGAGAAAGaggtcataaaaaataaaattaaaatgctcTGAGgttgataaattattttaaaagctATATACTCATTTTtttagttagttttttttttatgagaatcgattttttttttaatatggaagttgcatttaaaaaaaaatgattttttgttttaagtaatttttttaaaaattttatcttgaattacaataaaaatatttttcatattttataacAGAGCAATAaagtttattaattaaataaaaactagcctttgaaaaaaaattaaaaaaaagcaaAATTAAAATACTTTGCGCTTCATTTGGtactgctatttttttttttaagtgagaaacttttcaattaattatttttatatatgaaaatCGATAATTTTTTGAAAACATcaaagttttgattttttttttcaaacaaatgatttttttttaatttcagtaaatttgtataaatttttatttttaaattataaaaaataattttcatatattataataaaataatacattttaataattaagtaaaaaagtcttaaaaaattaataaaaaataaaattaaaacacttTAAGTTTCAATTGgtattgatgatttttttttaagttgtgaaatcatttttttagtttttttttataaaaatttataatttatttttaaagcatAGAAGttactatttaaaaaaattaattaattaaattatttttataaattattttgatttatttttataaactttttattctatattacaataaaaaaaattaattaaatagaaattaaatataaataggataaaaaatttttataaattctaacagaaaatttaaataatatatatatatattcatttgtaattttatatatattaattttttaaacgtGTGCTACATGTTATCTCTACTCGTAATATACATACGTggcttatttttttatatataattttttattaattttaacctACAATACaatattatcataatatattgatttttaatttttatatgtttaatttatAGGTTGGTCTGCTGCCAGGAAAACTATTGAAGTGGCTATGTATATTTGAAAGGCGATAAAAAATAAAACTcaaattttttctaaaattaagttttagtttaattatttgaaTCATttcaattataaatttatttatttacttactGTTTGaaagtaaatgaaaataatattttatccattaaaataattaaaattttgactcTGATGAGCAGAgatgtaaaatattataatttgtaTTATATAGGAATTCAATTAGATGGGGAAAAGATAAAgtagagttgagatgaatgaaggGAGAAAAACGAGAAATTACTCTGCAACGGAAGTCATCCCATTGGTCAATCACAATTCAACGAGGGGCAACCATGCGTCTCGTCCAATCAATGTGTGTGCTCCTATCAAAATTTCCTTTCAAGCTGTCCCTCCCGACTCTTATCACTACCAATCAGATGTTTGGCAAAAAGATTAATCCACTCTCTAATgggcccttttttttttaattagaattgagcactaatttttttatttaataattttaatttcatgaatttatataattatcaaaACTTGGATAGGCTGAGCCTATACATAAGCCAGCACTTTGTTTTTGATCCAAGTTTCCACTTGCTCATTCGGCATTATGATTTAATTTGTTTTAGAGTTGTATTTCAttgagaataaataaataaaaataaataaataaataaaattattagagatctataattaaaaaaaaaagttaactaCAGATACACAGtcaaaataacataaataattaaatattaatttaattaaatatcgaTCGGATAATCTCACTGCACAAAGTTTATAATTCTTATGATTGCGAGATTCAGAAAATTGAAGTGCTGCTCAATTAaagttataatattttttttttctacattttATTCCTAAATAAATTTCTATATGTTAGATTGTCACCAACTTCATATTTGAAAGTCATCATCTTCATTCACAAGAAAATTCCTTTGCTACAAAAATACATGTCTATAATTTATAACGATTCATATTAAATTAAGAATTTCAACAGGGCGTTATTTGCTTTCAATTGCAAGGCATTGCTAGATTTAACTAGTTGTCTTGTCTTTTATTGCCCGTATATTGCATGCATTTAACCTCTAAGCGCATCACAATAACAAAGCAACCCCACCTTTTCCATTTATATGATTCAAAACAACACCGAACAGGAAGAACAGAGATCAAGACGTGAAAGAAACTAACAACATAATCAGAAATATATATAACATTAACATAGCCTGCTTAATTAGAATTACAATTGCAATATTCGTTGGAAATTAATTAGTCCACTTGAAGGATGGAACATACTGTTTGGATGACAGTGAGCATGAGGAGAAAAGAAGCTGCTATAACAGAGATAATAGTCCATGGATTATTGAAATACTTTTGCTTCAAGGTTGCCTTCCACTTGTTCCTAGGGATCTTGCAGTATGCGTTAAGATCTTTAACGAGATCAGAAAAATAGAAATACTCACCCACAAGAGTCTGATTGCCAAGACTGTTGACAAAGGTTGCTACGGCTTGGTTATCCTGCAGCCAGTTTTCTATGATTCCATTTTGAATGAGTAGTTGGACATCCTCTTCATCGTTAATAAGAAAATCCATGATAATAACATAGTCACTGGTATAGTTGTCAGACGAATGGCACTGCTCAAAGGCCAATATATTCCTAAGTAAAGTTTCTGTATGATCTGTAATTTTCCATTCTGGAATATACAAAATTCCCTTTTCAAATTTTATGTCAAGTAGGCAATTGCTTGAACTGGATTCAAACTTCACTCCCGCTTGATGGAGATGCGTAATAGTGGGTGTCGATAAATTTCTATATTTTTTGTTTGGAGTTGGGTTTGATGGCTGCAGACATATTCTTAGGAAGTCAACAAGATGCAGCGCTTGAAAGCTCTTCTCCGATAAGTTTTTTAGCTTTAGAGATAGCCTTATAACTTCACGAGTGAAAAAACACTGGATCAACTCAACTATGGAAATTCCAACCTTAGATAGATTCAATAACttctcaaggaagaagaaaggaaccTGATTCTCAAGTAACAATATGTCATACCTTATATTGTTTGTAAGTCGTTGTTTTCTGAATACACGATCTGCTTTTGGCCAGCCACCGAAATATCTTTTTAGAAAGTACTCAATCAAAAAAGCTGCATCTGTTAACATCATTTTCACAAAATCCTCTCTGGGAAATTGAATGTTTTCTGcataacaatttctcaattctgtCTCACATGTCTCAGTGGCTTTAATGAACTCTAACAAGCTTACCCCGCTCCTATTTAAAAAATCAAACAGGTACCTTTTTTTATGCTCTTCCATTGCTCGAAATTCCTCCTTCCCATAGTGAAGCGGGCCAATGGAGACTACTCGAGGGGTGTAGGCTTTTTCATTTAACTCGCGTAGTTGCACAGGAACTCTATATATGCAACAC encodes:
- the LOC131169220 gene encoding UPF0481 protein At3g47200-like isoform X2 encodes the protein MGRRNFEQWKSIKKENIQFPREDFVKMMLTDAAFLIEYFLKRYFGGWPKADRVFRKQRLTNNIRYDILLLENQVPFFFLEKLLNLSKVGISIVELIQCFFTREVIRLSLKLKNLSEKSFQALHLVDFLRICLQPSNPTPNKKYRNLSTPTITHLHQAGVKFESSSSNCLLDIKFEKGILYIPEWKITDHTETLLRNILAFEQCHSSDNYTSDYVIIMDFLINDEEDVQLLIQNGIIENWLQDNQAVATFVNSLGNQTLVGEYFYFSDLVKDLNAYCKIPRNKWKATLKQKYFNNPWTIISVIAASFLLMLTVIQTVCSILQVD
- the LOC131169220 gene encoding UPF0481 protein At3g47200-like isoform X1, whose product is MEIEETSSTKQMSDQVSLDIEKLERCMRREMESLHHLSDQCCIYRVPVQLRELNEKAYTPRVVSIGPLHYGKEEFRAMEEHKKRYLFDFLNRSGVSLLEFIKATETCETELRNCYAENIQFPREDFVKMMLTDAAFLIEYFLKRYFGGWPKADRVFRKQRLTNNIRYDILLLENQVPFFFLEKLLNLSKVGISIVELIQCFFTREVIRLSLKLKNLSEKSFQALHLVDFLRICLQPSNPTPNKKYRNLSTPTITHLHQAGVKFESSSSNCLLDIKFEKGILYIPEWKITDHTETLLRNILAFEQCHSSDNYTSDYVIIMDFLINDEEDVQLLIQNGIIENWLQDNQAVATFVNSLGNQTLVGEYFYFSDLVKDLNAYCKIPRNKWKATLKQKYFNNPWTIISVIAASFLLMLTVIQTVCSILQVD